One Nocardia sp. BMG111209 DNA segment encodes these proteins:
- a CDS encoding ferredoxin: MKVRVELDRCIGAGHCVLLAPDVFDQRVDDGVVVLLNDTPAPESHAAVRESAVACPASVIGLTDS, from the coding sequence ATGAAGGTGCGGGTAGAGCTGGACAGATGCATCGGCGCCGGACACTGTGTCCTGTTGGCCCCGGATGTTTTCGACCAGCGGGTGGACGACGGTGTGGTGGTCCTTCTGAACGACACGCCCGCACCGGAATCCCATGCGGCAGTTCGGGAATCGGCCGTGGCCTGCCCGGCCTCGGTGATCGGGCTGACCGACTCCTGA